Sequence from the Candidatus Eisenbacteria bacterium genome:
CAGCCGTGCGCGACCGCGTCCCACCGACAACTCCACGGGACGCTTCGTCGCCTGCGCACCCGGATTCTGGGATCCGAGCATCTACGCGCCCAAGCGCGAGGTGACGGTCGTGGGGACGATCGACGGCTCGGTGTCCGAGAAGATCGGCGACTACGACTACACGTTCCCGCATGTGGCGGCCGAAGTCGTCTACCTGTGGCCCGAGCGCACCTACGTGCAGCCGGTCTACTACGGCGGCCCGTACTACTGGGGCCCCTATTGGGGGCCGTACTGGTACCCGTACTTCTGGGGTTGGTACGACCCGCTGCCGCGCCCGCATCGGCACTGGTGATCCCGCGGCTACGCCGCGACACGGCGATCCCCGTCCACCGGCGGAAGGGCGTGCCGTGCCTCCCACTCGCGCGCGGCCGAGCGCCGCGCCGACTCCCCGATACGGCCGACGAGCCACCACGCCCCCGCGAGAACCGCGAGCCCCAGCGTGAACGCGATCGGCTCGAGCATCGCCTTCGTCAGGGCCCCACTGGACGTCATCGTTATGATCTGGGTCATCATTGCCGCCTACCTCCTGCTCGGTAGAGAGCAGCGGGCGTGCCATGCCGGGGCCGTCGAAAAGGCCCGGAAACGCGGCGATCCCCTCGCCCGACCGCGAGCGCTGCAAACCGCACGTAGCGCCGCCGCTGCTATGTGGCGATAGCACCACACGCAGGCGGCCGGCGGGGAGGTGGCTCAGGCCGCGAGCGCGGCGTCGTCCCAGATGTGGAGTCGCCGCCAGAGCGGCCGCGTCAACGAGGTTACCAGCCCCAACTCGACGCACAGCTGACGGACCTCGGCCAGCGACTCCATCACGAACGCCCGAT
This genomic interval carries:
- a CDS encoding Slp family lipoprotein; translated protein: MSRFALVVAAVLLAGCPRPPAPLSGEFPPTTVADARSEDYSGGRVRWGGAIVETTPGKDATCFQVLALVLDSRARPRPTDNSTGRFVACAPGFWDPSIYAPKREVTVVGTIDGSVSEKIGDYDYTFPHVAAEVVYLWPERTYVQPVYYGGPYYWGPYWGPYWYPYFWGWYDPLPRPHRHW